In Chryseobacterium oranimense, a single window of DNA contains:
- a CDS encoding RNase adapter RapZ, with protein sequence MLHIDIHSFSYKKGGIPKDNSGNGGGFTFDCRGILNPGRIEEYKIQTGNDIGVQEYLETKTEMPKFLELVKSIISINIDNYLERGFENLQINFGCTGGQHRSVYSAIKIAEFIKEKYPEGTEISLHHDEQHQLNP encoded by the coding sequence ATGCTACACATTGACATACACAGTTTTTCGTACAAAAAAGGAGGAATTCCTAAAGACAATTCAGGAAACGGAGGAGGTTTTACCTTTGACTGCAGGGGAATTTTAAATCCGGGAAGAATTGAGGAATATAAAATCCAGACAGGAAATGACATCGGAGTTCAGGAATACCTTGAAACAAAAACAGAGATGCCGAAATTTCTGGAGCTCGTAAAATCCATTATCTCAATCAATATCGATAATTATCTGGAAAGAGGTTTTGAAAACCTTCAGATCAATTTCGGATGTACGGGAGGACAGCACAGATCTGTATATTCTGCAATAAAAATCGCTGAATTCATCAAAGAAAAATATCCTGAGGGAACAGAAATAAGTCTTCACCACGATGAACAGCACCAACTGAATCCATAA
- a CDS encoding DUF6702 family protein produces the protein MKKLLYISGILTFFVLMSFMYVDFFSSMTKVDYIDGSKTLKFTTKINTNHISDAIKINPNTAGFEAEVKKYVNNNFDVYINGSPKTITFTGSQVSGETVWVYFETGGVSDISTMKIKNTILLSSFPKQFNVVSIAYKGSQKVMNFQRGKEVNEVSF, from the coding sequence ATGAAAAAACTTTTATATATATCGGGAATTTTAACATTTTTTGTGTTAATGAGTTTTATGTATGTAGACTTTTTCTCTTCAATGACAAAAGTTGATTATATAGATGGAAGCAAAACATTGAAGTTTACCACAAAAATAAATACCAACCATATTTCTGATGCTATTAAAATAAATCCTAATACAGCAGGATTTGAAGCAGAAGTAAAAAAATATGTGAACAATAATTTTGATGTATACATTAATGGCTCTCCAAAAACTATAACTTTCACCGGAAGTCAGGTAAGCGGAGAAACTGTATGGGTGTATTTTGAAACCGGCGGCGTGTCGGACATCAGCACTATGAAGATTAAAAATACCATTCTTTTAAGTTCCTTTCCTAAGCAGTTCAACGTAGTGAGTATTGCTTACAAAGGAAGCCAGAAAGTAATGAATTTCCAGCGAGGAAAGGAAGTAAATGAAGTTTCTTTCTAA
- a CDS encoding exosortase F system-associated membrane protein: MKILNWFLVIAGICGLISVRMLEDKMFYDPFLEYFHEANKNIPFPQFVWGKLITGHLFRFILNLGFSCLIIQCLFKKRQWTVQGALLITIIFAITFPIYLYCIYDRFDIGYLFSFYMRRFVIQPLALLLIVPMFYYRKQLEKQANKGN, encoded by the coding sequence ATGAAAATTCTTAACTGGTTTTTGGTCATAGCAGGAATCTGCGGGCTTATAAGCGTACGGATGTTGGAAGACAAAATGTTCTACGATCCTTTCCTGGAATACTTTCATGAAGCGAATAAAAATATTCCGTTTCCGCAGTTTGTATGGGGAAAATTAATTACAGGTCATCTTTTCAGGTTTATCCTTAATCTTGGTTTTTCCTGCCTTATTATTCAGTGTCTTTTTAAAAAACGCCAATGGACGGTGCAGGGGGCTTTGCTGATTACCATTATTTTTGCAATTACTTTTCCGATCTATCTTTACTGCATCTATGACAGGTTCGATATTGGTTATCTTTTTTCTTTTTATATGAGAAGATTTGTGATTCAGCCTCTGGCTTTGCTTTTAATTGTTCCGATGTTTTATTACAGGAAACAGTTGGAAAAACAGGCAAATAAGGGTAATTGA
- a CDS encoding DUF5689 domain-containing protein, whose amino-acid sequence MNIKKYLSLVTGVAFAAVAITSCVQKDEWETPPIKCENKFPSPNISLADFKAQAPATGYLLITNDQIFDGYVISSDESGNFYKTISFQDKPENPTAGLQIEVDKSSNYADFPVGAHIRINAKGLRLGIDRGTVKIGSVDPTYAIGRIPASLVSRYVSGVCGGSGLEVVNIKPVELPNLAAAKSDQYINTLVKVPNTQFSIGDIYPVNKTYIDYVGGAGVDTDRTLEDGSGNSTTIRNSAFFSEGATLLPTGNGDATFVVSRYNTTWQMLIRNTKDINFKGTRIDATPPKGGTAITYSGSFLENFESYATTPANLEVFPKYINDPLLGNRYWQLKSFSGNKYIQLGANSGTGPYTTYFIVPVDFTAANTLKFDVNVGFWNGNALKVYYSTNYTPLGDITAATKTDITSAFTIPQTPVSGYGTLAPAGTYTIPSTLTGNGYILFEYTGNGSGVTTTVQLDNIQIQ is encoded by the coding sequence ATGAACATAAAGAAATACTTAAGTTTAGTAACAGGAGTTGCCTTTGCAGCCGTTGCTATTACCTCTTGTGTACAAAAAGACGAGTGGGAAACACCACCTATTAAGTGTGAAAACAAATTTCCTTCGCCAAACATCTCTCTTGCAGATTTCAAAGCTCAGGCTCCGGCTACAGGATATCTTTTGATCACGAATGATCAGATTTTTGACGGATATGTAATTTCTTCTGACGAAAGCGGAAATTTCTACAAAACAATTTCTTTCCAGGACAAGCCTGAAAATCCTACTGCCGGTCTTCAGATCGAAGTGGATAAATCAAGTAACTATGCAGATTTCCCTGTAGGAGCACACATCAGAATTAATGCTAAAGGATTAAGACTGGGTATAGACAGAGGAACGGTAAAAATAGGTTCTGTGGACCCTACTTATGCTATCGGAAGAATTCCTGCTTCTTTGGTAAGCAGATATGTATCCGGAGTTTGTGGTGGTAGCGGTCTTGAAGTAGTCAATATTAAGCCGGTAGAATTACCTAACCTTGCAGCGGCCAAGAGTGACCAGTATATCAATACATTGGTAAAAGTTCCTAACACACAGTTTTCAATCGGTGATATTTATCCTGTAAATAAAACTTATATCGATTATGTTGGAGGTGCAGGGGTAGATACAGATAGAACACTGGAAGATGGTTCAGGAAACTCTACAACTATAAGAAACTCTGCATTCTTCTCTGAAGGAGCTACTTTATTACCAACAGGAAACGGAGATGCTACTTTCGTAGTAAGCCGTTATAATACCACATGGCAGATGCTTATCAGAAATACGAAAGACATCAACTTCAAAGGGACCAGAATAGATGCTACTCCGCCTAAAGGAGGTACTGCAATTACTTATTCAGGATCTTTCCTTGAAAACTTTGAAAGTTATGCAACCACTCCTGCCAACCTGGAAGTATTCCCTAAGTATATCAACGATCCGCTTTTAGGAAACAGATACTGGCAGTTGAAATCATTTAGCGGGAATAAATACATTCAATTGGGAGCCAATTCCGGAACAGGACCATATACTACTTATTTCATCGTACCGGTTGATTTTACAGCTGCAAATACATTGAAATTTGATGTAAATGTTGGATTCTGGAATGGTAATGCTTTAAAAGTGTATTATAGCACCAATTATACGCCGCTGGGAGATATTACGGCTGCAACGAAAACAGATATTACCTCTGCATTTACAATTCCACAGACACCGGTTAGTGGTTACGGAACATTAGCTCCTGCGGGAACTTATACTATTCCAAGTACATTGACAGGGAACGGGTATATCTTATTTGAATATACAGGAAACGGAAGTGGTGTTACTACAACTGTTCAGTTAGACAATATTCAGATTCAATAA
- a CDS encoding nucleotidyltransferase family protein has translation MKALIFAAGKGTRLKPFTDHHPKALAKVNGIPLLERNINYLKGFGIKDFVINIHHFGNQIVEFLNKNSNFGCNIEISDETDELLETGGGLIFARKFLDHGEDFLIMNADILTDINIDDLVEYHKKIKDFATLAVSDRESSRKLLFNDDMVLRGWLNVQSGEQRLAEFNKGFKALAFSGVHCINPAIFEKIKRTGKFSVMEEYLDLMQTEHIHGFVHDSILVDVGRPESVIVAEKYFK, from the coding sequence ATGAAAGCTTTAATCTTCGCCGCCGGAAAAGGCACCAGGCTAAAACCCTTTACGGATCACCACCCAAAAGCCCTCGCCAAAGTAAACGGCATACCGCTTTTGGAACGGAATATCAATTATCTTAAAGGCTTCGGAATAAAAGATTTTGTGATCAATATCCATCATTTTGGAAATCAGATTGTTGAATTTTTAAATAAAAACAGTAATTTCGGATGCAACATTGAGATCTCGGATGAAACCGATGAACTGCTGGAAACCGGAGGCGGCTTGATTTTTGCTAGAAAATTTCTCGATCACGGGGAAGATTTTTTAATCATGAATGCAGATATTTTAACGGATATCAATATTGATGATCTTGTTGAGTATCACAAAAAGATAAAAGATTTTGCTACTTTAGCGGTTTCCGACAGGGAAAGCTCAAGAAAGCTGCTTTTTAATGATGATATGGTTTTAAGAGGCTGGCTTAATGTTCAGTCGGGAGAACAGAGGCTTGCGGAATTCAACAAAGGCTTTAAGGCACTTGCATTCAGCGGCGTTCACTGTATCAACCCCGCTATCTTTGAGAAAATAAAGAGAACCGGCAAATTTTCTGTTATGGAAGAATATCTGGACCTGATGCAGACTGAACATATCCACGGATTTGTACATGACAGCATTCTGGTAGATGTGGGAAGACCCGAATCTGTAATAGTAGCCGAAAAATATTTTAAATAA
- a CDS encoding TIGR00730 family Rossman fold protein: MEMDGTRDESLVNPSLDINETKLHNSLRQKTWDETITKDSWMVFKVMAEFVDGYEKLAKIGPCVSIFGSARLKTESKYYEMAVEIAEKITKLGFGIITGGGPGIMEAGNKGAFNAQGRSIGLNIDLPFEQHFNPYINKSYSMNFDYFFVRKVMFVKYSQGFVVMPGGFGTLDELTEAMTLIQTNKIGKFPIVLVGSEFWGGLLDWFKATLLKEGMIAADDLDLYRVVDTADEAVAHIKAFYDKYSVNVNF, encoded by the coding sequence ATGGAAATGGATGGAACCAGGGATGAAAGTTTAGTAAATCCTTCCCTTGATATAAACGAAACAAAACTTCACAATAGTCTCAGACAAAAAACCTGGGACGAAACCATTACCAAAGACAGCTGGATGGTTTTCAAAGTAATGGCCGAATTTGTAGACGGCTATGAAAAACTGGCTAAAATAGGACCATGTGTTTCTATATTCGGCTCTGCAAGGCTGAAGACTGAAAGCAAATATTACGAAATGGCTGTGGAAATTGCCGAAAAGATCACTAAACTAGGCTTCGGGATTATTACCGGAGGCGGACCGGGGATTATGGAAGCAGGAAATAAAGGCGCCTTTAATGCCCAGGGAAGATCTATCGGTCTTAATATTGATCTGCCATTTGAACAGCATTTTAATCCTTACATTAATAAGTCGTATTCGATGAACTTTGATTACTTTTTTGTAAGAAAGGTAATGTTTGTAAAATATTCCCAGGGATTTGTGGTAATGCCGGGAGGTTTCGGCACGCTGGATGAGCTTACGGAAGCAATGACCCTGATTCAGACCAATAAAATAGGTAAATTCCCTATTGTTCTGGTAGGAAGTGAATTCTGGGGTGGATTACTGGATTGGTTCAAAGCAACACTCCTAAAAGAAGGAATGATTGCTGCAGATGATCTGGACTTATACCGTGTGGTAGATACGGCTGACGAGGCAGTGGCTCATATCAAGGCATTCTACGATAAGTATTCTGTGAATGTAAATTTCTAA
- the xrtF gene encoding exosortase family protein XrtF, with amino-acid sequence MLKDFKPVLNILLRFIVIYLVLLLGYQFYLNASKEGGLDLFSRMIANQVASVQNATGFPTLLYDDVKNEQVWFYVKKNYVTRMVEGCNAVSVMILFLAFVFAFYKGAKTYIFALAGLILLYIMNLLRIIGLNIVMVDHAEYGKMFHDFIFPAVIYGTVVVLWLVWIKFFALKNENS; translated from the coding sequence ATGCTAAAGGATTTTAAACCAGTATTAAACATTCTGCTGAGGTTCATTGTTATTTACCTTGTACTGCTTTTGGGGTACCAGTTTTACCTGAATGCCAGTAAAGAGGGAGGACTGGATCTATTTTCCCGAATGATTGCCAACCAGGTGGCATCTGTTCAGAATGCTACAGGTTTTCCTACACTGCTTTATGATGATGTGAAAAACGAGCAGGTTTGGTTTTATGTAAAGAAAAATTACGTAACGAGAATGGTGGAAGGCTGTAATGCTGTTTCTGTAATGATTTTATTCTTAGCTTTTGTTTTTGCATTTTATAAAGGTGCCAAAACGTACATTTTTGCTCTTGCCGGACTGATTCTGCTATATATTATGAATCTTCTGCGAATAATAGGACTGAATATCGTCATGGTAGATCATGCGGAATATGGAAAAATGTTCCACGATTTTATTTTCCCGGCAGTGATCTATGGAACGGTAGTGGTTCTTTGGCTGGTATGGATTAAATTCTTTGCTTTAAAAAATGAAAATTCTTAA
- a CDS encoding aminoglycoside phosphotransferase family protein — MTSENAKRFFEKYLNEPPSEFVTLAQSGSARVNFLAQSGTKKYIVTSNENIPENESFLYYSNIFSELRLNTPEIFAVSEDRKIYIQEFLGAQTLSEIIAAEGLSSKVKELVKQTLEKLFQLQTGTQGKIDFSRTFEYESYDELPVIHDLYYFKNFVADVLELEYRKSDLLKEFKQISGLIENLEPIGIMIRDFQARNIMVDEDLKVSFIDYQSAMEGPLMYDVISFLFQAKANFPEDFKNGMLDYYIGQFEDQQIQNQLRNSVKPIQMMRFLQVLGAYGFRGLIQRKQHFITSLEKGIENITIFADSWEQMNNYPELKKVIEQLGTEKSKLKINTILNT, encoded by the coding sequence ATGACTTCCGAAAACGCAAAACGATTTTTTGAAAAATACCTGAATGAACCACCTTCTGAGTTTGTTACGCTGGCTCAAAGCGGTTCTGCGAGGGTCAATTTTCTGGCTCAGTCCGGCACAAAAAAATACATTGTTACCAGCAATGAAAACATCCCGGAAAACGAAAGCTTTCTCTATTATTCCAATATATTCTCTGAACTTCGCCTTAATACACCTGAAATTTTCGCTGTTTCAGAGGACAGAAAAATATACATTCAGGAGTTTCTCGGAGCACAGACCCTTTCTGAAATTATTGCTGCAGAAGGACTTTCTTCCAAGGTGAAAGAATTGGTAAAACAGACTCTGGAGAAACTTTTTCAGCTTCAGACCGGTACTCAGGGAAAAATAGATTTTTCAAGGACTTTTGAATACGAAAGTTATGATGAGCTTCCTGTGATACATGATCTGTATTATTTCAAAAATTTTGTAGCTGATGTTCTCGAGCTTGAATACCGTAAGTCTGACCTGTTGAAAGAATTTAAACAAATTTCCGGACTCATTGAAAATCTTGAACCGATAGGAATCATGATCCGCGATTTCCAGGCAAGGAATATTATGGTTGATGAAGATCTTAAAGTTTCGTTCATCGATTATCAGTCAGCAATGGAAGGTCCGTTAATGTATGATGTAATCTCTTTTCTTTTTCAGGCCAAAGCCAATTTTCCTGAAGATTTTAAAAATGGAATGCTGGATTATTACATCGGACAGTTTGAAGACCAGCAGATTCAAAATCAACTAAGAAATTCGGTAAAACCAATCCAGATGATGAGATTTCTCCAGGTACTCGGAGCTTACGGCTTCAGAGGACTGATCCAAAGGAAGCAACATTTTATAACGAGTCTGGAAAAAGGAATTGAAAATATCACAATATTTGCAGATTCATGGGAACAGATGAACAATTATCCGGAGCTGAAAAAAGTAATAGAACAGCTGGGTACGGAAAAATCAAAATTAAAAATTAATACGATATTAAATACCTAG